One genomic window of Lentisphaera araneosa HTCC2155 includes the following:
- a CDS encoding MFS transporter — translation MSDVTCKTGLTESEKSKLFWASFLALTAAGVGFVFRVMIPKLWSNEFEISLAEVGGLTGAALWPIAITMVLFSLLVDKIGYKVSMFCAFALQALSVVLTVMAKSYDAMWYACFFAGLGHGVVEAVINPLCASIYREQKSKMLNILHASWPAGIVIGGLAYYFMIQESVAWDAAKWIFWIMLIPVAIYAILFAMCHKFPVDERVEANVSNSDMLKEFGGLGAGLAITFLFYELSNQLGFNFGDTHLTISIIVGIVGGTAFGFAVGSKGKWLFFILCLIMIPLATAEIATDGWIQTLMQPVLGTKYSQLAIVCSAGIMMILRFFAGVPLKYMSPPALLLLSSVFSIIGLFALSSVSGAGIFVAFTFYAVGQTFYWPTVLGFVAEQFPKGGAMTLNTVSAMGLLTVGIFGFPFLGAVQDSYNAKTVIAQQPALIEQAKAGNLPALEVEAKVEADVKVEESAEGKEAEVAAEVKVEKAEAPAIYTQKSFFSVKYDSVNVAEAKKYITDEAALEKLDAQLQKTGQSSLKVAAVLPGIMAIAFILMIIYYKSIGGYKPVVLEGGGDNKHDDPEGEPIPGVEL, via the coding sequence ATGAGTGATGTAACATGTAAGACGGGTTTAACTGAATCCGAAAAATCGAAGTTGTTTTGGGCGTCTTTCCTCGCTTTAACAGCTGCAGGTGTGGGCTTTGTTTTTCGCGTAATGATCCCAAAGTTATGGTCAAATGAGTTCGAGATTTCATTAGCCGAAGTTGGTGGTTTAACAGGTGCAGCTCTTTGGCCGATTGCTATCACGATGGTTCTCTTCAGTTTATTAGTTGATAAAATCGGCTATAAAGTTTCCATGTTCTGTGCATTCGCTCTTCAAGCACTTTCAGTTGTTTTAACTGTCATGGCTAAATCATACGACGCCATGTGGTATGCCTGTTTCTTTGCGGGTTTAGGTCACGGTGTTGTGGAAGCTGTAATTAACCCACTTTGTGCTTCAATTTACCGTGAGCAAAAATCTAAAATGCTCAACATTCTTCACGCTTCATGGCCTGCAGGTATTGTGATTGGTGGTTTAGCTTACTACTTCATGATTCAAGAATCTGTTGCTTGGGATGCGGCAAAATGGATCTTCTGGATCATGTTAATTCCTGTTGCGATCTACGCAATTCTTTTTGCAATGTGCCATAAGTTCCCAGTTGACGAACGTGTTGAAGCCAATGTTTCTAATAGTGATATGCTTAAAGAATTTGGTGGTCTTGGTGCAGGTCTTGCCATTACTTTCCTTTTCTATGAACTCTCTAATCAACTTGGTTTTAACTTCGGTGATACTCACTTAACAATCAGTATTATTGTTGGTATCGTCGGTGGTACTGCATTTGGTTTTGCCGTTGGTTCTAAAGGTAAGTGGTTGTTCTTTATTCTTTGTTTGATTATGATTCCTCTCGCCACTGCGGAAATCGCAACAGATGGCTGGATTCAAACTCTTATGCAGCCAGTTCTCGGTACTAAGTACTCACAGTTAGCGATTGTATGTTCTGCTGGTATCATGATGATTTTGCGTTTCTTCGCAGGTGTACCACTTAAATACATGTCTCCTCCCGCACTTTTGCTTTTAAGTTCTGTATTCTCAATCATTGGTTTATTTGCCCTTTCTTCAGTAAGTGGCGCAGGTATCTTTGTTGCCTTTACTTTCTACGCTGTAGGTCAAACTTTCTACTGGCCAACTGTTTTAGGTTTTGTTGCTGAACAGTTCCCTAAAGGTGGTGCAATGACTCTTAATACAGTTTCTGCAATGGGTCTCCTGACAGTAGGTATTTTCGGTTTCCCATTCTTAGGTGCTGTTCAAGATAGCTACAATGCTAAAACAGTTATTGCTCAACAACCAGCTCTTATCGAGCAAGCGAAAGCAGGTAACTTACCAGCTCTTGAAGTTGAAGCAAAAGTTGAAGCTGACGTAAAAGTTGAAGAGAGTGCTGAAGGCAAAGAAGCTGAAGTTGCTGCAGAAGTAAAAGTTGAAAAAGCAGAAGCTCCTGCAATCTACACACAGAAATCATTCTTCTCAGTAAAATACGATTCAGTTAACGTTGCTGAAGCTAAAAAATATATTACAGATGAAGCTGCTCTCGAAAAACTTGATGCTCAACTCCAGAAAACGGGTCAAAGTTCACTCAAAGTTGCAGCTGTTCTTCCTGGTATCATGGCGATTGCCTTTATCCTTATGATCATCTACTACAAGTCAATTGGCGGTTACAAACCAGTTGTTCTCGAAGGTGGCGGTGATAATAAGCATGACGATCCGGAAGGTGAGCCTATCCCAGGTGTAGAACTCTAA
- the nspC gene encoding carboxynorspermidine decarboxylase, with protein sequence MDYYKDIFPDRPYLEDLDLRSFPESPAYIIDEQALERNLEILKEIKDKTDCKILLALKAFSNYKTFPLIKKYLDGCCASSLWEAQLAYEEFGKEVHTYSPSYRSDELNQISSYSNHIIFNSVQELKRYKASLKGTELGLRINPEHSETDVELYNPCSKFSRLGAKLADLEGLDIDAISGFHLHTLCQKGADALERTLAVFEEKFHKFLPKLKWLNLGGGHHITQVGYDKDLLMRLINKLKTKYDLQVYLEPGEAVAINTGSLLCTVLDTFESAGIHHAIVDISATCHMPDVLEMPYRPDIRGAGEEGQKKFSYRLGGTSCLAGDSIGIYSFEEELKRGDRLLFDDMSHYTMVKTSFFNGVRHPSIYLKDKSRRDVLLKKFTYEDYRSKL encoded by the coding sequence ATGGATTATTATAAAGATATTTTTCCTGATCGTCCTTATTTAGAAGATTTAGATTTACGGTCTTTCCCAGAGTCTCCAGCCTATATAATAGATGAACAGGCACTGGAAAGAAACTTAGAGATTCTCAAAGAAATTAAGGACAAAACGGACTGTAAAATTCTCCTCGCTTTAAAAGCCTTTTCAAATTACAAGACTTTTCCCTTAATCAAAAAATACTTAGATGGTTGCTGCGCCTCGTCTCTTTGGGAAGCCCAACTGGCCTATGAAGAATTTGGAAAAGAAGTACATACTTATTCACCCTCTTATCGAAGTGATGAACTCAATCAAATTTCTAGTTATTCGAATCACATCATCTTTAACTCTGTTCAAGAGTTGAAGCGATATAAAGCTTCATTGAAAGGTACTGAATTAGGCCTGCGCATTAATCCAGAACATTCCGAAACAGACGTAGAGCTCTATAATCCCTGTTCAAAATTTTCACGCCTTGGCGCTAAATTGGCTGATTTAGAAGGTTTAGATATAGACGCTATTTCCGGCTTTCATCTTCACACACTCTGTCAAAAGGGGGCTGATGCCCTGGAGCGAACCTTAGCAGTTTTTGAAGAAAAGTTTCATAAGTTTCTTCCTAAATTAAAATGGTTAAACTTAGGTGGCGGCCATCATATTACTCAAGTGGGCTATGATAAAGATCTACTGATGCGACTCATTAATAAACTAAAGACAAAATATGACTTGCAAGTTTATTTGGAACCTGGAGAAGCGGTGGCGATTAATACAGGCTCTTTATTGTGTACAGTTTTAGATACTTTTGAATCCGCAGGGATTCATCATGCTATCGTAGACATTTCCGCAACTTGCCACATGCCTGACGTGCTTGAAATGCCATATCGCCCAGATATTCGTGGTGCAGGTGAAGAAGGTCAAAAAAAGTTCTCCTACCGACTAGGGGGAACATCATGTTTAGCGGGTGATTCAATTGGCATTTACTCCTTTGAGGAAGAATTGAAAAGGGGAGATCGCCTCCTGTTTGATGACATGAGTCATTACACCATGGTGAAAACAAGCTTTTTTAATGGCGTACGTCACCCATCTATCTATCTAAAAGATAAGAGTAGAAGAGATGTCTTATTAAAGAAATTTACTTACGAAGATTACAGATCTAAGCTATAG
- a CDS encoding DUF4159 domain-containing protein, translating into MYKSFLLTLFMTINCLFAVTDEDLVLSIDLLINNIKSQQAPTGHIGGRSAGYTAVNALALSYAGVKASDPVMRKALKVLLDNPPSRIYDLSVYIMLLSEVDKVRYKNEIDRQAQVLIRTQANNGTWNYTGTGPGDNSVTQFALLGLNAARAAGVRIPDVVFERSRDHYIRQQNKDGGWGYVSSRNVTPSMTAAGLSSLSICGEELEDSLEVKKGPRFIGKYLSNPNIQKSYNKLENILKTSPQSIFSNGYTSYGLERVGIFFDRRYIANIDWYRFGATSMIRNQFRFSTYSEPFFSLLFLAKGNTPLLMGKLTPTFAKNNSDLRRNDCRNMMKDLTNLLETKVDWEKVSLSQKNRSLGKLPILYWSGYNVTRLTDDENKVLKKFLDDGGTLLIAPALSSRPFVDGTTQELRKIYPASVFEEVSNDHPLRQMYYDLRTSQLPLKVLKSYCSTHRVFLLEDDFSIQYEAKKVHKINRLTLANMARYAMGEKPLLGRLVERQLLIKKEEKQKAITLDKKDNADGMQLAYLSYTGVESLNKKSMGLELMQAYFRQSMNFPSRNKAQEVDLRDLKAMQQQPFIAFSGSKKLNLSTEEKANLKFYLENGGFIFCENTCSKTDFGDSVAELLLELFPKEQLQAIPEDHVLYKEPYSQALTLLGKAQGQEQFLKGLRLSQRYVLVVSPYDLSSSISGGAQSFGGLDTESAIRLFTNIISYALTY; encoded by the coding sequence ATGTATAAGAGTTTTTTACTGACTCTCTTTATGACGATCAACTGTTTGTTTGCAGTGACGGACGAAGATCTCGTCCTGTCGATTGATTTGCTGATCAATAACATAAAGTCTCAGCAAGCACCCACGGGTCATATTGGTGGACGAAGCGCAGGTTATACGGCGGTTAATGCCTTAGCACTTTCTTATGCGGGGGTAAAAGCATCTGATCCCGTTATGAGGAAAGCTTTAAAAGTACTTTTAGATAATCCTCCGTCCCGTATCTACGACTTGTCAGTTTATATCATGCTACTATCAGAAGTGGATAAAGTGCGATATAAGAATGAAATAGATCGTCAAGCACAGGTTTTAATACGTACACAAGCGAATAATGGAACCTGGAATTATACGGGTACAGGACCAGGTGATAATTCCGTGACACAGTTTGCCTTGCTGGGCTTAAATGCGGCTCGGGCTGCAGGCGTAAGAATTCCAGATGTGGTTTTTGAACGTTCGCGGGATCACTATATCAGACAACAAAACAAAGATGGTGGTTGGGGTTATGTATCGAGCCGAAATGTAACTCCGAGTATGACTGCCGCCGGTTTGTCATCTTTGAGTATATGTGGGGAAGAACTTGAAGACTCGTTAGAAGTAAAAAAAGGACCCCGCTTTATAGGTAAGTATTTAAGTAACCCCAACATTCAAAAGTCCTATAACAAACTAGAAAATATTCTCAAAACTTCACCACAAAGTATTTTTTCGAATGGCTATACAAGTTATGGTCTTGAGCGAGTGGGCATATTTTTTGATCGTCGCTATATAGCGAATATTGATTGGTATCGTTTTGGAGCGACGAGTATGATTCGTAATCAATTTCGTTTCAGTACTTATAGCGAACCTTTCTTTTCTTTACTTTTTTTAGCTAAGGGCAATACGCCCTTGTTGATGGGGAAACTCACTCCGACTTTTGCCAAAAACAACTCAGATTTACGTCGCAATGACTGTCGTAATATGATGAAGGATTTAACGAATCTTTTAGAAACAAAAGTGGACTGGGAAAAGGTATCGCTGAGTCAGAAGAATAGGTCTCTAGGTAAACTTCCCATTCTGTATTGGTCGGGATATAATGTGACGCGTCTGACTGATGATGAAAACAAAGTTTTAAAGAAGTTTCTCGATGACGGTGGTACACTTCTCATTGCACCAGCCTTATCCAGCCGCCCCTTTGTGGATGGAACGACACAAGAGTTAAGAAAAATTTATCCAGCATCTGTTTTTGAAGAGGTTTCGAATGATCATCCTTTGCGCCAAATGTATTACGACCTTAGAACGAGTCAATTGCCGCTCAAAGTTCTAAAATCCTACTGCTCGACACATCGTGTGTTTTTATTAGAGGATGATTTCTCGATTCAATATGAAGCTAAAAAAGTCCACAAAATCAATCGTTTAACTTTGGCGAATATGGCACGTTATGCGATGGGTGAAAAACCTTTGCTCGGTCGCTTAGTTGAGCGTCAATTACTAATTAAAAAAGAAGAGAAGCAAAAGGCGATCACTCTAGATAAAAAAGATAATGCCGATGGTATGCAGTTGGCCTACTTGTCTTACACGGGAGTGGAATCCCTCAATAAGAAATCGATGGGACTAGAGCTGATGCAGGCGTATTTTCGTCAATCCATGAACTTTCCATCTCGTAACAAGGCTCAAGAAGTTGATCTAAGAGATCTAAAAGCTATGCAACAGCAGCCTTTTATTGCATTTTCCGGTTCAAAAAAACTGAACTTAAGTACTGAAGAAAAGGCGAACCTTAAGTTTTACTTGGAGAATGGAGGTTTTATTTTCTGTGAAAATACTTGTTCAAAAACTGATTTTGGTGATTCGGTTGCAGAACTGCTATTAGAGCTCTTTCCCAAAGAACAGCTCCAAGCGATCCCCGAGGATCACGTCCTATATAAAGAGCCTTACTCACAGGCTTTGACGCTACTGGGAAAAGCTCAGGGTCAAGAGCAGTTTCTCAAAGGCTTGCGATTATCGCAACGTTATGTCTTAGTGGTTTCTCCCTATGATTTAAGTAGCTCGATTAGCGGAGGAGCCCAAAGTTTTGGTGGCTTAGATACGGAATCTGCGATTCGACTTTTTACGAATATAATTTCTTATGCATTGACGTACTAA
- a CDS encoding CsgG/HfaB family protein: MKQLIMLFLLMPSLLFAYADKKVVSIINVDVSKKISASAAGEIEELLNAFLSTNDQLLVVERKKIEDLLKEQASSEAGFMDEENRVKVQKLYGVKYFVTAKLFSVGTKMYLTTNVIDVETSEKSTLIAKGSTRGNYSDLADVAGMKLVNKINEMSKKVVVDKSADPRDVLKAKFKGQELPKVAVFIEEQHVAQAIIDPAAQTELMDIMKQAGFVVKEYKSSIKSDLFEDGIKEVKADLKDIDIIILGEGVSQFALRRGELVSCKARLEMKALQKDNEKVLAIKSISTSGVDVSEAIAGKEALQNAANKLAVDFLSEMMETWKGK, encoded by the coding sequence ATGAAACAATTAATTATGTTATTTTTACTTATGCCCAGTTTATTATTTGCTTATGCAGATAAAAAGGTGGTCTCAATCATCAATGTTGATGTATCAAAAAAAATTAGCGCCTCAGCCGCAGGTGAAATAGAAGAATTACTGAATGCCTTTTTAAGTACTAATGATCAACTGCTTGTCGTGGAGAGAAAAAAAATTGAAGATCTACTTAAAGAACAAGCGAGCTCCGAAGCGGGGTTTATGGATGAAGAGAATCGAGTTAAAGTTCAAAAACTTTATGGAGTTAAGTACTTCGTAACAGCAAAACTCTTCTCTGTGGGAACAAAAATGTATCTAACAACCAATGTGATTGATGTGGAGACTAGTGAGAAGAGTACTTTGATTGCCAAGGGATCCACACGCGGAAATTATTCTGATTTAGCTGATGTGGCAGGCATGAAACTCGTTAACAAAATCAATGAGATGTCAAAGAAAGTGGTAGTTGACAAGAGTGCGGATCCTAGAGATGTACTAAAGGCTAAATTTAAAGGTCAAGAATTACCGAAAGTAGCCGTGTTTATTGAAGAGCAACATGTGGCTCAGGCCATTATCGACCCTGCAGCTCAAACTGAACTTATGGATATCATGAAACAGGCTGGATTTGTAGTGAAAGAGTATAAGTCATCCATCAAATCTGATCTATTTGAAGATGGTATAAAAGAAGTGAAAGCTGATCTTAAGGATATCGATATTATCATTTTAGGTGAGGGGGTCAGTCAATTCGCATTGCGTCGTGGTGAGCTCGTATCATGCAAAGCTCGACTCGAAATGAAAGCTCTGCAAAAAGATAATGAAAAAGTTTTAGCAATCAAAAGCATCAGTACCTCAGGGGTTGATGTGAGTGAGGCAATTGCCGGTAAGGAAGCATTGCAAAATGCAGCAAATAAACTGGCAGTTGATTTTCTATCAGAGATGATGGAAACATGGAAAGGAAAATGA
- the larC gene encoding nickel pincer cofactor biosynthesis protein LarC — protein MRTLFIDPFSGLAGDMFSAALLGLLDKEKQEEIFTYLPDLNNYSCTLESTIKNGISAYSFKVLDPHKNEFVDDIHIDHHSHDHSHDHSHDHSHDHSHDHSHDHSHDHSHDHSHDHSHDHSHDHSHDHSHDHSHDHSHDHSHDHSHDHSHDHDDSRTPKKIIAQIQASNMPEGAKQVAVEAFTHLAEAEASIHGKTFDSVHFHEVGAIDAIADICVASAAFYELKIDTVCSSPVAVGSGTRKMAHGILPIPAPATSLLLKGIPIFAGPAKFELTTPTGAALIKTFCSNFTSDFDGEIKDISYGAGKKTFASHANVLKVMLLENENNAQSDKVSVLTTNIDDMSPEVLGHFFETAISQGALDVCFMPIQMKKMRPGIQVQIICKTEEQNKFSDLILKETSSFGLRIREEQRLILERQFVSIESPWGKLKIKLGLHKGKAIKASVEFEDMKAISLQHDLALIDVDRKCQALCQGYLDQL, from the coding sequence ATGAGAACTTTATTCATCGACCCCTTTTCTGGTCTTGCAGGCGATATGTTTTCAGCCGCACTTTTAGGCTTACTCGACAAAGAAAAACAAGAAGAAATCTTCACTTACCTTCCCGACCTAAATAATTATTCCTGTACTTTAGAATCCACAATTAAAAACGGTATCAGTGCCTATTCTTTTAAGGTTCTCGACCCCCATAAGAATGAATTTGTGGACGATATACATATAGATCATCACTCACACGATCACTCACACGATCACTCACACGATCACTCACACGATCACTCACACGATCACTCACACGATCACTCACACGATCACTCACACGATCACTCACACGATCACTCACACGATCACTCACACGATCACTCACACGATCACTCACACGATCACTCACACGATCACTCACACGATCACTCACACGATCACTCACACGATCACTCACACGATCACGATGATTCGCGAACTCCTAAAAAGATCATTGCTCAAATTCAGGCGTCCAATATGCCTGAGGGAGCCAAGCAAGTTGCCGTTGAAGCTTTTACTCACCTAGCAGAAGCCGAAGCAAGTATTCACGGCAAAACCTTTGATTCCGTTCACTTTCACGAAGTGGGTGCGATTGATGCCATCGCAGATATATGTGTTGCCTCAGCAGCTTTTTATGAACTCAAAATAGATACTGTCTGTTCGAGTCCCGTTGCAGTCGGCAGCGGTACTAGAAAGATGGCTCACGGCATCCTTCCCATTCCCGCCCCGGCAACTTCACTCTTATTAAAGGGCATTCCCATTTTTGCGGGACCCGCAAAATTCGAACTCACCACGCCTACGGGCGCAGCGCTCATTAAAACTTTTTGCTCCAATTTCACCAGTGATTTTGATGGTGAAATAAAAGACATCTCCTATGGCGCCGGGAAAAAGACTTTTGCGAGTCACGCAAATGTTTTGAAAGTCATGCTTCTCGAAAATGAAAATAATGCTCAATCTGACAAGGTCAGTGTTCTGACCACAAATATCGATGATATGAGCCCTGAGGTTTTAGGTCACTTTTTTGAGACTGCCATAAGTCAAGGAGCTTTGGACGTCTGCTTCATGCCTATTCAAATGAAGAAAATGCGCCCAGGGATCCAAGTCCAAATCATTTGTAAGACGGAAGAGCAAAACAAGTTTTCTGATCTTATTTTAAAGGAAACCAGTAGCTTTGGCTTACGCATACGCGAGGAACAAAGACTGATTTTGGAACGCCAATTCGTTAGTATTGAAAGTCCTTGGGGCAAACTCAAAATTAAACTCGGTTTGCACAAAGGCAAAGCCATTAAAGCCAGTGTTGAATTTGAAGATATGAAAGCGATCTCACTCCAGCATGATCTCGCACTTATTGATGTGGATAGAAAATGTCAGGCCTTATGCCAAGGCTATTTAGATCAGCTATAG
- a CDS encoding DUF5063 domain-containing protein, protein MSNNEIFDKLVLAAQNFCDWAENEPTDTENEARIGLQNMSLLYAALLGLAGLDLPDEEDFDSEKRIPIDQWRNVYDRFDSLPITSYIDVINPLQNDDELIRTDLQEELADIYQDVAEGLELYKSGLKNDGLWHWRLTFEYHWGRRLLSVMNTLHAYFEDKANWEVFSSSTK, encoded by the coding sequence ATGTCAAACAATGAAATTTTTGATAAGCTCGTTTTGGCGGCACAGAACTTTTGTGATTGGGCTGAAAACGAACCTACTGATACAGAGAATGAAGCGCGTATCGGCTTACAGAATATGTCTTTGCTCTATGCAGCGCTCTTAGGCTTGGCAGGCCTTGACCTACCTGATGAAGAAGATTTTGATTCAGAAAAGCGCATCCCCATTGATCAATGGCGCAATGTCTACGATCGTTTTGATTCACTTCCCATAACTTCCTATATCGATGTTATTAACCCCTTGCAAAATGATGATGAACTCATTCGTACCGACCTCCAAGAAGAACTCGCCGATATCTATCAAGATGTGGCAGAAGGTTTAGAGCTCTATAAATCGGGCTTAAAAAATGATGGACTTTGGCATTGGAGGCTCACATTTGAATATCACTGGGGTCGACGCCTCTTATCAGTCATGAATACTTTACATGCTTATTTTGAAGATAAAGCTAACTGGGAAGTCTTCTCTAGTTCCACAAAATAA
- a CDS encoding NUDIX hydrolase: MQKWEQKSSDLVFEAGFMKLQKNNCVNPRNGHEGDYYVFHFPNWVTIVPFTKEGNVVMIRQYRHGSQEYELELPGGAIEKGEDVLVAGIRELQEETGGVCTDFHLAGKVRPNPSMQDNWCYTIIAKDVELSAERNLDPGEDIEVLEMTPQEVKAAIFSGELNNTMMISSLYFAGV, from the coding sequence ATGCAGAAATGGGAACAGAAAAGCTCGGACTTGGTCTTTGAGGCCGGCTTTATGAAACTTCAAAAAAATAACTGCGTGAATCCACGCAATGGTCACGAGGGAGATTATTACGTTTTTCACTTCCCTAACTGGGTAACAATTGTTCCCTTTACTAAAGAAGGAAATGTAGTGATGATTCGTCAATACCGTCACGGCAGCCAAGAATATGAACTGGAGCTTCCTGGAGGAGCCATAGAGAAAGGTGAAGATGTTCTCGTGGCAGGCATCCGCGAATTACAGGAAGAAACGGGAGGTGTTTGTACAGACTTCCATTTAGCCGGTAAAGTTCGTCCCAATCCATCTATGCAAGATAATTGGTGTTACACAATCATTGCGAAAGATGTTGAGCTTAGCGCTGAACGCAACCTTGATCCTGGAGAAGATATAGAAGTTCTAGAAATGACTCCCCAAGAAGTCAAAGCAGCCATTTTTTCAGGTGAACTCAACAATACAATGATGATCTCCTCCCTCTATTTCGCAGGGGTTTAG
- a CDS encoding sigma-70 family RNA polymerase sigma factor produces MVASALDNYLKNLSDYDLIDSDREIALANKIAKGDESAIQELTLANLRLVVTIAKQFMNRGVALGELIAEGNHGLVKAAQRFRPGHGAKFASYAAWWIKQNIRRAIRDDKRIVRVPVQSLLRMQKIKNARLKIQQETGDASNDKAVAKEVGISPRLVRTTSLHVDTSSFSINEQISQDGKATEKGELIPDSQAQTPGEVMEFHDGYKTLMEIVRQELTEREYKILSARFGLDDGEAKTLAETSELVGLTSERVRQLQQEALRRLRCKLAPHELEGLINRSAA; encoded by the coding sequence ATGGTTGCCAGCGCATTGGATAACTACTTAAAAAACCTAAGTGATTACGACCTAATCGATAGCGATAGAGAAATTGCTCTCGCCAACAAAATTGCCAAAGGTGATGAATCTGCCATTCAAGAACTTACTTTGGCAAATCTTCGCTTAGTAGTCACAATAGCAAAACAATTCATGAATCGCGGAGTAGCACTTGGTGAACTCATTGCCGAAGGTAATCATGGTTTAGTAAAAGCTGCACAACGCTTCCGTCCAGGTCACGGTGCTAAATTCGCTTCATACGCCGCATGGTGGATCAAGCAAAATATTCGCAGAGCAATCCGAGATGATAAAAGAATTGTCCGTGTTCCGGTACAATCATTGCTTCGCATGCAGAAAATTAAAAATGCACGTTTAAAAATCCAACAAGAAACTGGTGATGCATCGAATGATAAAGCCGTAGCTAAAGAAGTGGGTATTAGCCCTAGACTAGTAAGAACTACAAGTCTCCACGTAGATACTTCTTCTTTCTCCATTAATGAGCAAATTAGCCAAGATGGCAAAGCGACTGAAAAAGGTGAACTCATTCCTGATTCACAAGCACAGACTCCTGGTGAAGTGATGGAGTTTCACGATGGCTACAAAACCCTCATGGAAATTGTCCGTCAAGAACTCACTGAAAGAGAATATAAAATCCTTTCAGCTCGCTTTGGCCTCGATGATGGTGAAGCTAAAACACTTGCTGAAACTAGTGAACTAGTGGGACTCACTTCTGAGCGCGTCCGTCAGCTTCAACAAGAAGCTTTGAGACGTCTTCGTTGCAAACTCGCGCCTCACGAGTTAGAGGGTTTGATCAATAGATCTGCTGCCTAA
- the moeB gene encoding HesA/MoeB/ThiF family protein has product MLSEEEKLRYSRHLLLDGFGEEAQNKLKKSSVLLIGAGGLGCPVGLYLAAAGVGKITLLDFDLVENSNLQRQVAFESDDLGLPKSEVLAAKMRQLNPYIRVQSISERFDASNAEQLMKEHDVLVDGSDNFSTRYLCNDASFLYKKPLIFAAVSRYSGQLSVFNQDDKSPCYRCLFPQEPEEGITANCSEAGVLGALVGVLGTLQAVECLKVLTGVGESLSGKFMTYDMLTAQFNSFKLAKSPNCQLCGDQAKITELIKQDETCSLEEKSALSLEEFKQVYESQKLALLDIRENAEKALFPIPYENLHIPLSELRNRLDELDSEKVYCTLCQYGERSRKAYLTLKKNKIKAYYLDEGMDKLL; this is encoded by the coding sequence ATGCTAAGTGAAGAAGAAAAATTACGCTACAGTCGCCATTTACTTTTAGATGGTTTCGGTGAAGAAGCTCAAAACAAATTAAAGAAGAGTTCTGTCTTATTGATTGGTGCAGGTGGATTGGGTTGTCCAGTCGGACTCTATTTGGCTGCTGCTGGAGTTGGAAAGATCACTTTGCTCGATTTTGATTTGGTTGAAAACTCTAACTTACAACGCCAAGTGGCTTTCGAATCTGATGATTTGGGATTGCCTAAATCAGAAGTTTTAGCGGCAAAAATGCGTCAGCTCAATCCCTATATCAGAGTTCAAAGTATAAGTGAGCGTTTTGATGCTTCCAATGCTGAGCAACTGATGAAGGAACATGATGTTTTAGTTGATGGCTCGGATAATTTTTCGACGCGATATCTCTGTAATGATGCCAGCTTCCTTTACAAAAAGCCTTTGATTTTTGCCGCAGTCTCTCGTTATAGCGGTCAGCTTTCAGTCTTTAACCAAGATGACAAATCTCCTTGTTATCGTTGCCTCTTTCCTCAAGAACCAGAAGAGGGCATTACGGCAAATTGTTCAGAAGCAGGTGTTTTGGGCGCTTTGGTTGGTGTTCTTGGAACCTTGCAGGCGGTTGAGTGTTTAAAAGTATTGACTGGCGTGGGAGAGAGTCTCTCGGGTAAGTTTATGACTTATGATATGCTGACAGCGCAATTTAATAGTTTTAAACTCGCGAAATCACCAAACTGTCAACTCTGTGGTGATCAAGCGAAAATCACCGAGCTCATTAAACAGGATGAAACTTGTTCTTTAGAAGAGAAGAGTGCTTTGAGCTTAGAAGAATTTAAACAGGTCTACGAAAGCCAGAAATTAGCACTTTTAGATATTAGAGAAAATGCAGAGAAAGCACTTTTTCCAATTCCCTATGAAAATCTACACATTCCTTTGAGTGAACTGAGAAATCGCCTCGATGAACTGGATTCAGAGAAAGTTTACTGCACACTATGTCAATACGGTGAACGCTCGAGGAAAGCCTATTTGACCTTAAAGAAAAATAAAATTAAAGCCTATTACCTCGATGAAGGTATGGATAAACTCCTTTGA